The following is a genomic window from Kiritimatiellia bacterium.
CTTGAGGGAGTGGTCTCTTGTGAAAAAAATCCTGATGGTTGCCGCGTTGGTGGTGGCTGTAGCCCTGGTTCTGGCTGTGAAACAAAGAAACGCGAAGGAGCCGGCACCAGCCGGCGGGGGTGGGGAAGTTGTTGTCGCGCTCCCGCGGCTGGTGGATCTCGGCGCCACGAAGTGCATGGCCTGCAAGGCCATGGCGCCGATCCTGGAGGAATTGGATAAGACGTTTGCCGGCCAGTTGAAGGTCGAGTTCATCGATGTCTGGGAGAACGAGGACGCCGGCCCGAAGTACGGCCTGCGCATGATCCCGACGCAGATATTCTTCGCTGCGGACGGCAGGGAGTTGTTCCGTCACGAGGGCTTTTTCTCGCGGGAGGACATTCTCGCGAAATGGGCGGAGTTCGGCGTCGCTCTCCATGAACCGGGGGCTCGCTGATGGAATGGATCCAGGGCGTCTTCACGGCGTTGTCGCACGCCATCGAGGGCTCGCCGGCCGTGGCCGTGTCGGCGGCCCTGGTCTGGGGCATCTTGAGCATCCTCTTGAGCCCCTGCCACCTGGCGAGCATCCCGCTGATCGTCGGGTTCATCGGCGAACAGGGGAGCATCACGACAAAGCGCGCGTTCTGGATCGCGCTCCTGTTTGCCGTCGGCATCCTGGTCACGATCGCGCTGATCGGCGCGGCGACCGCGCTGGCGGGGCGGATGATGGGCGACGTCGGCCGCTACGGCAACTACTTCGTGGCGCTGGTATTCTTCGTGGTCGGGTTGCACCTGCTGGATGTGATCCCGCTGAATTTCGGCGGGCCGGGCCGGGTGAACATGAAGCGCAAGGGTTACCTGGCCGCGTTCATCCTGGGCCTGGTGTTCGGCGTCGCGCTCGGGCCCTGCACGTTTGCCTTCATGGCCCCGATGCTGGCGATCACCTTCAAGATGTCGGCCGCGAACGGGCTGTACGGAGCCCTCCTGCTTCTGCTCTACGGGGTGGGGCACTGCGCGGTCATCGTGGCGGCCGGGACGTCGTACGAATGGATCGAGCATTACCTGAAATGGAGCGAAGCCTCCC
Proteins encoded in this region:
- a CDS encoding thioredoxin family protein yields the protein MVAALVVAVALVLAVKQRNAKEPAPAGGGGEVVVALPRLVDLGATKCMACKAMAPILEELDKTFAGQLKVEFIDVWENEDAGPKYGLRMIPTQIFFAADGRELFRHEGFFSREDILAKWAEFGVALHEPGAR
- a CDS encoding cytochrome C biogenesis protein; its protein translation is MEWIQGVFTALSHAIEGSPAVAVSAALVWGILSILLSPCHLASIPLIVGFIGEQGSITTKRAFWIALLFAVGILVTIALIGAATALAGRMMGDVGRYGNYFVALVFFVVGLHLLDVIPLNFGGPGRVNMKRKGYLAAFILGLVFGVALGPCTFAFMAPMLAITFKMSAANGLYGALLLLLYGVGHCAVIVAAGTSYEWIEHYLKWSEASRGAVRIKKVCGALVILGGLWLLYTAP